One window from the genome of Anolis sagrei isolate rAnoSag1 chromosome 4, rAnoSag1.mat, whole genome shotgun sequence encodes:
- the SLA2 gene encoding src-like-adapter 2 produces MGVVPSRRKDITVEPRPQPNTLNNQSLNSNFVLTPPDTNPSIAVAVCNFPSGQAEPILRMGEQLKLLSEKGEWWKVESAVTGKSCCIPSNYIAKISHRWLYEGISRAKAEELLLLPYNREGSFLIRESQMRKGCYSLSIRHTNHASWDCVKHYRINRLENGWLYISPSLTFPSLHELVDSYSETGDGLCCCLKEPCFIQGSASDFCHSLSNPKVVSKPALNWQEINSSDLLTEGPLPEDSPISLGLRESVTTYLLMTENQPLDDTLGQKRSRNT; encoded by the exons ATGGGAGTCGTTCCCAGTCGGAGGAAGGACATTACAGTGGAGCCAAGGCCACAGCCAAACACACTGAACAACCAGTCTCTCAACTCCAACTTTGTTCTTACACCACCAG ATACAAATCCCTCTATAGCAGTGGCAGTGTGCAATTTCCCTTCTGGGCAAGCAGAGCCGATACTCCGGATGGGAGAGCAGCTGAAGTTGCTGTCTGA AAAGGGTGAATGGTGGAAAGTGGAATCGGCTGTGACTGGCAAGAGCTGCTgtattcccagcaactacatagCTAAAATTTCTCACAG ATGGCTTTATGAGGGCATCAGCCGTGCAAAAGCTGAAGAGTTGTTGCTGCTGCCTTATAACCGTGAAGGCTCTTTCCTGATAAGAGAAAGCCAAATGAGGAAAG GTTGCTACTCCTTGTCAATCAGACACACAAATCATGCTTCCTGGGATTGTGTGAAACACTATCGTATTAACCGCTTAGAGAATGGCTGGCTTTACATCTCTCCCAGTCTAACCTTCCCAAGCCTACACGAGCTGGTAGACTCTTATTCTG AAACTGGGGATGGCTTGTGTTGTTGCTTAAAGGAGCCATGTTTCATTCAAGGATCTGCTTCAGATTTCTGCCACAGCCTTTCCAACCCAAAAGTAGTGAGCAAGCCAGCTCTTAACTGGCAAGAGATCAACAG CTCTGACCTGTTGACGGAAGGTCCACTACCAGAAGACTCTCCTATCAGCCTCGGCCTGCGTGAATCTGTGACAACTTATCTATTAATGACTGAAAACCAGCCCTTAGATGATACACTTGGGCAGAAGAGATCCAGAAATACTTGA